TGTTGGAGGTGATGGCCGGATAATCCCCTCAAAAACACGCCGCGAGCAAACGGCTGGCCGAACTCGAACGGATCACTCACTGCACCTTGTTCACCCGCGTGGCCCGGGGGCTGCAACTGACCCCGGCGGGACGTGGCCTGGCGTAACATGCGCGGCTGTTTGCCAAGACCTCGACGGTGATCCAGTTCCTGGCGCAGGATCTGGCGACCTTTCTGGCGGCCAACCCCCACGTGCGCATCGAGCTGGAGGACGCCTTAAGCGACCGCACCATTCACGCCTTGGAAAACGGCCAGGCCGAGATCGGTATCTTTGCCGACAATGTGCCCGCCCCCGGCCTGCACATCCGGCCCTACCGACGCGACCGCCAGGTGGTGCGGGTGCCGCAAACCCATGCACTGGCGCAGCACGCAAGCGTAAACCTGGCCGACACCCTGGATTTCGACTACGTGGCGCTGGACCAGGGCTGCTCGCCGCTGCGGCGTATCAATGACGCCGCAAGCAGCGGCAAACGCTTAAGGTTGGTATTTGCCGGATGATCGAGGCGGGCCTAGGGATCGGCATCCTGGCGCTCGGCACGTTTGTCGCCGGAAGCCGCCAACCTGTACAGCCATTTGAGCAGCCTGGAAG
The genomic region above belongs to Pseudomonas poae and contains:
- a CDS encoding LysR substrate-binding domain-containing protein, translating into MIQFLAQDLATFLAANPHVRIELEDALSDRTIHALENGQAEIGIFADNVPAPGLHIRPYRRDRQVVRVPQTHALAQHASVNLADTLDFDYVALDQGCSPLRRINDAASSGKRLRLVFAG